One window from the genome of Grus americana isolate bGruAme1 chromosome 14, bGruAme1.mat, whole genome shotgun sequence encodes:
- the LOC129213004 gene encoding LOW QUALITY PROTEIN: protocadherin alpha-6-like (The sequence of the model RefSeq protein was modified relative to this genomic sequence to represent the inferred CDS: deleted 4 bases in 2 codons), with amino-acid sequence MGVCWGPVLRVLVLQAAWALGGGQVRYSVPEEAKAGTVVGRLAQDLGLEAGEPEARRLRLVAQGRRASVEVSGASGALVVSSRLDREELCGKSAPCALRLEVLVERPLRVFHVELEVTDINDNAPLFPAARKNLSLSENSPPGSRFPLEGASDADIGANAQLSYTLSPSEHFSLDVQKTEEDGESLFLVLTKALDRETMAVHRLVVTASDGGRPALTGTVELVISVLDANDNAPQFNQSVYKVQLPENTDRGTLVIRVNATDLDEGTNRNISYSLQHLFPKDGKDVFGIDRNSGEIRLRGDIDFEDVGLYRLQVDAADQGNPPLSGHCKVVVDVLDVNDNAPEVWVTSLSVPVPEDAVAGTVVALLSVSDRDSGANGRVRCAVWPASPFGLVATFAGSYSLVLREALDRERVSEYEVEVRAEDGGSPPLRASRGVRVPVSDVNDNAPSFAQAVYTVLARENNAAGAELARLWARDPDEAGNGRVSYSVAEGVVGGASSGVARRPASSYVSVDAESGRLWALQPLDYEELQVLQFEVRAVDAGEPPLCGNATVQLFVVDENDNAPALLPLAGGGPGVGAPVSAAPGPGSGALWAWAAWGAPAGQVVAKIRAVDADSGYNAWLRYELWEPRGKGPFRVGLYSGEVSTARALEEADGPRQRLVIVVRDHGEPARSATATLSVSLVEGAEAALAAAGSSSSLSGAGLRPAEGGASSASATNVWLVVAICAVSSLFLLAVVLYGASRWAPRAAVLSGPGPATLVCASEVGSWSYSQRQSRSLCVADGAGKSDLMVFSPNFPPPPPGPAAKETQPEPPALLDTVSGPPFLGPLGPSSPDAPFSAAPWAGGGGSRARPPWARAVGAWRVLKDLNGAFASAFASLPGPPCSCFGEKSTKEESV; translated from the exons atggGCGTGTGTTGGGGGCCCGTGTTgcgggtgctggtgctgcaggcggCCTGGGCGCTGGGCGGCGGTCAGGTGCGGTACTCGGTGCCGGAGGAAGCCAAGGCCGGGACGGTGGTGGGGCGGCTGGCGCAGGACCTGGGCCTGGAGGCGGGCGAGCCGGAGGCGCGTCGGCTGCGTCTGGTGGCGCAGGGCCGTCGGGCGAGCGTGGAGGTGAGCGGGGCGAGCGGGGCGCTGGTGGTGAGCTCGCGGCTGGACCGGGAGGAGCTGTGCGGGAAGAGCGCGCCGTGCGCCCTGCgcctggaggtgctggtggagcGGCCGCTGCGCGTCTTCCACGTGGAGCTGGAGGTCACCGACATCAACGACAACGCCCCGCTCTTCCCCGCCGCACGCAAAAACCTCAGTTTATCGGAGAACTCTCCTCCCGGGTCTCGGTTCCCGCTGGAGGGCGCGTCGGATGCGGATATCGGAGCCAACGCGCAGCTCTCCTATACACTCAGCCCCAGCGAGCACTTCTCTCTGGATGTGCAAAAAACCGAGGAGGACGGTGAGTCCTTATTCCTGGTGCTCACGAAAGCTCTGGACCGCGAGACGATGGCTGTGCACCGTTTGGTGGTGACGGCGAGTGACGGGGGCCGTCCGGCGCTGACGGGCACGGTGGAGCTGGTGATCTCGGTGCTGGATGCGAACGACAACGCGCCCCAGTTCAACCAGTCGGTGTATAAAGTGCAGCTGCCAGAAAATACGGACCGCGGCACTTTAGTGATTAGAGTAAACGCCACAGATTTGGATGAAGGGACGAACAGGAATATCTCGTATTCTCTCCAGCACTTGTTCCCTAAGGATGGAAAAGATGTTTTCGGGATCGACAGAAACAGCGGAGAGATCCGTCTTAGGGGTGACATAGACTTTGAGGATGTCGGTCTCTACCGCCTGCAGGTGGATGCAGCAGATCAGGGAAACCCCCCTTTGTCGGGTCACTGCAAGGTGGTGGTGGATGTACTGGAcgtgaacgacaacgcgccggAGGTGTGGGTGACGTCGCTGTCGGTGCCGGTGCCGGAGGACGCGGTGGCGGGGACGGTGGTGGCGCTGCTGAGCGTGTCGGACCGGGACTCGGGGGCGAACGGGCGGGTGCGCTGCGCGGTGTGGCCGGCGTCGCCGTTCGGGCTGGTGGCGACGTTCGCGGGCTCGTACTCGCTGGTGCTGCGGGAGGCGCTGGACCGGGAGCGGGTGTCGGAGTACGAGGTGGAGGTGCGGGCGGAGGACGGCGGGTCGCCGCCGCTGCGCGCCAGCCGCGGGGTGCGTGTGCCGGTGTCGGAcgtgaacgacaacgcgccgTCGTTCGCGCAGGCCGTGTACACGGTGCTGGCGCGGGAGAACAACGCGGCGGGCGCGGAGCTGGCGCGGCTGTGGGCGCGGGACCCGGACGAGGCGGGCAACGGTCGCGTGAGCTACTCGGTGGCGGAGGGCGTCGTCGGGGGCGCGTCGTCGGGCGTGGCGCGGCGGCCGGCGTCGAGCTACGTGTCGGTGGACGCGGAGAGCGGGCGGCTGTGGGCGCTGCAGCCGTTGGACTAcgaggagctgcaggtgctgcagttCGAGGTGCGGGCGGTGGACGCGGGGGAGCCGCCGCTGTGCGGCAACGCCACGGTGCAGCTCTTCGTGGTGGACgagaacgacaacgcgccggCGCTGCTGCCGCTTGCGGGCGGCGGTCCGGGCGTGGGGGCGCCGGTCTCGgcggcgccggggccgggctcgGGGGCGCTGTGGGCGTGGGCGGCGTGGGGGGCGCCGGCGGGGCAGGTGGTGGCGAAGATCCGCGCGGTGGACGCGGACTCGGGCTACAACGCGTGGCTGCGCTACGAGCTGTGGGAGCCGCGGGGGAAGGGCCCGTTCCGCGTGGGGCTGTACAGCGGCGAGGTGAGCACGGCGCGGGCGCTGGAGGAGGCGGACGGCCCGCGGCAGCGGCTGGTGATCGTGGTGCGGGACCACGGGGAGCCGGCGCGCTCGGCCACGGCCACGCTGAGCGTGTCGCTGGTGGAGGGCGCCGAGGCGGCGCTGGCGGCCGCGGGCTCGTCGTCGTCGTtgtcgggggcggggctgcggccggcGGAGGGCGGCGCGTCGTCGGCGTCGGCGACGAACGtgtggctggtggtggccatcTGCGCGGTGTCGAGCCTGTTCCTGCTGGCGGTGGTGCTGTACGGGGCGTCGCGGTGGGCGCCGCGGGCGGCCGTGCTGTCGGGGCCCGGGCCGGCGACGCTGGTGTGCGCCAGCGAAGTGGGGAGCTGGTCGTACTCGCAGCGCCAGAGCCGGAGCCTGTGCGTGGCGGACGGCGCGGGCAAGAGCGACCTGATGGTTTTCAGCCCCAActtcccgccgccgccgcccggccccgcggcgaaGGAGACGCAGCCGGAGCCGCCCGCTCTGCTGGACACGGTCAGTGGCCCTCCCTTCCTCGGCCCT CTCGGCCCTTCCTCGCCCGACGCCCCCTTCTCGGCCGCGCCCTGGGCAGGCGGTGGTGGGAGCCGGGCTCGGCCCCCGTGGGCG CGGGCGGTGGGTGCTTGGCGGGTGCTTAAGGATCTGAATGGCGCCTTTGCATCTGCCTTCGCGTCCTTGCCGGGGCCGCCCTGCTCTTGCTTTGGTGAAAAAAGCACGAAAG AAGAGTCAGTATGA